The sequence ATATATCCTATGACAAGTACATTTGCCATCCTTGACATAAGTATGTTAAACTTCTAAGTTGTGATAACCAATAATAGAGATGGTGCAGAATTAAATGATACAACATAAACAACTCCCTCACCTGGATGCAATCTGTAAGAAGAGAGCAGATGGAAAGCAGAACCTTGGAGAAGTGAGGTCTGGAGACCAGTATCCTTAAAATATCTAAACATATCACTCCTTGGGAGTTGATGTTGCAGTGAATAAAAATCGAGAACTGAAAAGTGACCTTTGGGAAAATTTTTCAGCATGATATCACTTAGGGAACATAATGAATATAGCAAGTAAGAAGGAAAATACACCTGGTTGAGAGAAACTGAAGTCCACACAAGGTTaggaaataggggaaggaagaagtggacattaaaaaacaaagttaataatataaaaaataaaaatccaaatgCACACAAAAAAGGAACACTACTGAATGCAGAATATGTGGAGCAAAAAAAATGGAGATCCAACAAAGTAGGAAAACGAAGTGTAGTCAAAACGGTGAGAGGGTGAAAGACTGAAGGGACAAAGAAACAATGACAGTATAATTGCAGAGAACACTAACccataaaatattttacataagaaagaaataatatgtcTATTcccttaacccaaccaccatgtattttatgttctgtccccgtAGTTTTTTCTGTGAATTAagttacatacagatagctcTACATGTGGCCACATGTTCCCCATTCCTTAGGATAGGCAGGAAAATTGAATTATCTTTTAAATAACAATTGATATCAATGACTGATACATTGTTAattgatggttatgattataaattgttattaaaatcatgcTAAcatttgaataatgaaaaaatacaaaagacccCTTTCcccaaaaacgaaaaggaaaaacaggtgagataggtaggattaataaaGAACTCCTTGGAGACAAATCACTTGTAGAGccctctatgtgtaaatacataaataaactgtATGACAGTGATCAAGCATGTATTCTATGCATCTGTGCTGCTTGGGTGGAGTCAAATAAATAAACCAGGAAGACAATCCTAACTGCAACCAAAGATATGTTCACAATCAACTTTGCTATGCCATTTACAAAGACTATCCTCACCAATATTAGAAACTATCCCTAAAAACTATACACACTGTGCTCTTTACCTTAGGTGGTTTGAATGGTAATTCTTTCCGAGAAATGGATATCTAGAAAGAAGACCCCACCCTCTACACAGACCCAGGGGACCCGGGATAGTTGACTACCCATCATAGTCAGATATCCCTTTGTGGGCCCAGCGCTcagttgggggggtagggggtccaGTGTTATTTCTGCGAGCTCCTTTTGATCCTGGAAGTTAAGATCATTGCATTTTAGACCTTCAAATAACGTTATGAAAATTCCACGTTTTTATGTGTAAATGATACAGTACTGCTTACATATCTGAAAAGACCCCCCCTCCAATACAACAttggttaacccaatggcgccgggtatagcaaatataaaaaaactctacgctcttgGCGAACGGCGCAGCGCGCCACTCCGATCGcttgatatcggtccatcaagcgaATCATGCCTATCGGGGCGTTTttgcgcggcgccgctgcggaaaTCCGCACGCCGCAactcgtgcgtattgttatgacagcgatagccgtgacccatctgcattgggttaaataaacaattctgaaaacaaagagaagagtacaaatcatcaaacaataataatatcaaaataaccgTAATtgcaacaatataaaaaaaaaaaaatggacaactGATCAAAACTGTTTAGTTTACAGTTGTTACAAAAATTGACAATTGGACTATCAGGCAATTACTAaaaaactgttattataataaaaggcTACATCATGATGACCTAACACAACTCCGAATTAGTTACTTGGActcatgttatgttatgttacaGAAAACTTTCAATGCTTTTAGGCTAACCCTTACTCACATTTATGACATGCAAAAAGTGGGCTCCATGGACTTTCTTCTTGATGCCAAGCTGGGATACACTtcttataatatgcatatacttcCTCCCACCTAAAATATCATcaatttttccatctttttttttcaagaattgatATTCTGCAAGTCTCTTAAGACTAAATATCTCATTTTGGTATCTAATTTAAGTAGATTTTGGCTATAATACTGTCATGTTTATGACAAACTCATCCATAGgtcataaaagaaaaaggaaggaagaataactATCATCCACAGTTGTTAACCCAATTGGCCAGGTAGTTTGGCCAAACTGAATGGGCTAAGAAATATACTAAGTACCAGGATTTGCCATAGCCAACAATAATTTTTTAACCAATGGCGTGGTCACGCCTATAGCGTCATAAACAATACATCCGAAATTGGCGTGCAGACTGTCCGCCACGGCGGTGCGCCAAAGCGCACTGAGGCAAGGATTCAGCTTGATAGTACCGAATTCACACGCTCAAAGTTACAACAATAGTACACTCCCAGGGACTCTAAAGTTTGTCCTATAGGAAGAGGGAATCTTGCATCACCATACATGGGTTCACCACCATCCCAGGGAACAGAAATCAACCCTAAAGATGCCAACTTGACTACACACAAGATCATCAATACCTTCCTGACCACCAAGAGTTGGAGGAACACGACAAAAAGGAGCAGCTTTTTTGTTCATTACCTCCAGCTTCCTCATCCTT comes from Penaeus chinensis breed Huanghai No. 1 unplaced genomic scaffold, ASM1920278v2 CTG_6507, whole genome shotgun sequence and encodes:
- the LOC125024834 gene encoding ubiquitin-conjugating enzyme E2 E2-like, whose translation is MYGDARFPLPIGQTLESLGVYYCCNFERVNSDQKELAEITLDPLPPQLSAGPTKGYLTMMGSQLSRVPWVTFQFSIFIHCNINSQGVICLDILRILVSRPHFSKVLLSICSLLTDCIQMSSATNL